One part of the Tautonia rosea genome encodes these proteins:
- the groES gene encoding co-chaperone GroES, with protein sequence MNIQPLGNRVVVEREEAKETTAGGIVLPDTAKDKPQKGKVVAVGDGTTSKDGTKKPLSVKVGDAVIFTSYAGEEFKLDGDRKVLLMREDDILAVVEG encoded by the coding sequence ATGAACATCCAGCCGCTGGGCAATCGAGTGGTGGTCGAGCGGGAGGAAGCCAAGGAGACGACCGCCGGCGGCATCGTTCTGCCGGATACGGCCAAGGACAAGCCCCAGAAGGGCAAGGTGGTCGCGGTCGGAGACGGTACGACCTCCAAGGACGGCACCAAGAAGCCGCTGTCGGTGAAGGTCGGCGACGCGGTGATCTTCACCAGCTATGCCGGCGAAGAATTCAAGCTCGACGGCGACCGCAAGGTCCTCTTGATGCGTGAGGATGACATCCTCGCGGTTGTCGAGGGCTGA